One Curtobacterium sp. BH-2-1-1 genomic region harbors:
- the ndk gene encoding nucleoside-diphosphate kinase: protein MSDLEETLVLVKPDGVARQLTGEILRRIEAKGYEIVDLKMVTAPRDLLDAHYEEHQGKPFFEPLVEFMQSGPVVAVRVAGNGVIAGFRSLAGTTDPTSAAPGTIRGDLGRDWGLKVQQNLVHGSDSPESSARELALWFA from the coding sequence GTGTCCGATCTCGAAGAGACCCTCGTCCTCGTCAAGCCCGACGGCGTCGCCCGCCAGCTCACCGGTGAGATCCTCCGCCGGATCGAGGCCAAGGGCTACGAGATCGTCGACCTGAAGATGGTGACGGCGCCCCGTGACCTGCTCGACGCCCACTACGAGGAGCACCAGGGCAAGCCGTTCTTCGAGCCCCTCGTCGAGTTCATGCAGTCCGGCCCGGTCGTCGCCGTGCGCGTCGCCGGCAACGGCGTCATCGCCGGCTTCCGGTCGCTCGCCGGCACCACCGACCCGACCTCGGCCGCGCCCGGGACGATCCGCGGTGACCTCGGTCGCGACTGGGGCCTCAAGGTGCAGCAGAACCTCGTGCACGGCTCCGACAGCCCCGAGTCGTCGGCGCGCGAGCTCGCGCTCTGGTTCGCCTGA
- a CDS encoding thioredoxin domain-containing protein: protein MTNNDRPSKNERRQHARDVARQRAEAEKRRKRRNRWFLQGGIGLGIIAVAAIVAIVVVNVNNQPAVSAAGPKNMATGAIQFTGSDGTVTPVTSGAVSAKATPSPVPTAAADGRVQVTEYVDWACPVCKQFEAAYADQILDKVKSGDATLAIQPVSILDRSYQNSRYASRAANAAMCVANYAPDKFLDVQTQFFDNQPEEGTKGLTNAEIAKLVTAGGATGSNVSECLSSERFRGWVTKSTNAVLADPALQGTQGFGTPTVLVNGKKIATLTDVITEIDAASK, encoded by the coding sequence GTGACGAACAACGACCGTCCCTCGAAGAACGAGCGTCGCCAGCACGCCCGTGACGTCGCCCGGCAGCGCGCCGAGGCCGAGAAGCGCCGCAAGCGCCGCAACCGCTGGTTCCTGCAGGGCGGCATCGGCCTCGGGATCATCGCCGTCGCCGCGATCGTCGCGATCGTGGTGGTGAACGTGAACAACCAGCCCGCCGTGTCCGCGGCCGGGCCGAAGAACATGGCGACCGGTGCGATCCAGTTCACCGGCAGCGACGGCACGGTCACCCCCGTGACCTCCGGCGCGGTGTCGGCGAAGGCCACCCCGTCCCCGGTGCCCACCGCGGCCGCCGACGGGAGGGTCCAGGTCACCGAGTACGTCGACTGGGCCTGCCCGGTCTGCAAGCAGTTCGAGGCCGCATACGCCGACCAGATCCTCGACAAGGTGAAGTCCGGCGACGCGACCCTCGCGATCCAGCCCGTGTCGATCCTCGACCGCAGCTACCAGAACTCGCGGTACGCCAGCCGTGCCGCGAACGCCGCGATGTGCGTCGCGAACTACGCGCCGGACAAGTTCCTCGACGTCCAGACGCAGTTCTTCGACAACCAGCCGGAGGAGGGCACGAAGGGCCTGACGAACGCCGAGATCGCGAAGCTCGTCACGGCTGGTGGCGCGACCGGGTCGAACGTCTCCGAGTGCCTGTCCAGCGAGCGCTTCCGCGGGTGGGTGACGAAGTCCACGAACGCCGTGCTGGCCGATCCGGCACTGCAGGGCACGCAGGGCTTCGGCACGCCGACCGTCCTCGTGAACGGCAAGAAGATCGCCACGCTGACCGACGTGATCACCGAGATCGACGCCGCGTCGAAGTAG
- a CDS encoding DUF4233 domain-containing protein yields MLEAIMFFFPMLVVFGKGTLPPAVAFGGGIGSMIVLALASRLTGNRAGVGFGWLLQAAILATGFIEPFMFAVAVVFLALWVFCFVKGGQLDRQNAARRAALGED; encoded by the coding sequence GTGCTCGAAGCGATCATGTTCTTCTTCCCGATGCTCGTCGTGTTCGGCAAGGGGACCCTCCCGCCGGCCGTCGCGTTCGGCGGTGGCATCGGCTCGATGATCGTGCTGGCCCTGGCCTCTCGCCTGACCGGCAACCGCGCCGGTGTAGGGTTCGGGTGGCTGCTGCAGGCGGCCATCCTCGCCACCGGGTTCATCGAACCGTTCATGTTCGCCGTGGCCGTGGTGTTCCTGGCGCTGTGGGTCTTCTGCTTCGTCAAGGGCGGTCAGCTCGACCGTCAGAACGCCGCGAGACGCGCGGCCCTCGGCGAGGACTGA
- a CDS encoding folylpolyglutamate synthase/dihydrofolate synthase family protein, translating to MSEYPEEPSEDGIEIPVGPAGATDPADAVPYGADDDEVKRVEAALYARIGEQSPEHRLSATRRAVELLGDPHLSYPVIHLTGTNGKTSTARMAESIVRAHGLRTGLMTSPHLVSIRERIVIDGTPIAADRFVENWDDIAPILEMTDQELTDKGELPLTFFEALTVLALACFAEAPVDVAVIEVGMGGEWDSTNVVQSQVQVFTPIAIDHAKQLGSTVAEIARTKSGIIKPSSSIVSSAQTPEALAELQRAAELTESTLAVEGDGFRLVDVTPAVGGQLITVQGVAGRYDDLFLPLFGRHQAHNAAVAIAAVEAFLGRGSQALDEDVLSEGLAGATSPGRLQPIATGPTVVVDAAHNPHGARALAEALPVAFPSEHVVGVVGILGDKDARGFVRALKDTVATFVVTQPPGERALDADEFARVVVDEVGEDRVVVEPSLEAALQEARDLADDAEADDAMVLVAGSIVMVGRVMDLVHAEGGTK from the coding sequence ATGAGCGAGTACCCCGAAGAGCCGTCCGAGGACGGCATCGAGATCCCCGTCGGCCCCGCCGGTGCGACGGACCCCGCCGACGCCGTGCCCTACGGTGCGGACGACGACGAGGTCAAGCGCGTCGAGGCGGCCCTGTACGCCCGGATCGGCGAGCAGTCGCCCGAACACCGGCTCTCCGCGACCCGGCGCGCCGTGGAGCTCCTCGGCGACCCGCACCTGTCGTACCCCGTGATCCACCTGACCGGCACGAACGGCAAGACCTCGACCGCGCGCATGGCCGAGAGCATCGTCCGGGCACACGGCCTCCGGACCGGCCTCATGACGAGCCCGCACCTGGTGTCGATCCGGGAGCGCATCGTCATCGACGGCACCCCGATCGCCGCCGACCGCTTCGTGGAGAACTGGGACGACATCGCCCCGATCCTCGAGATGACCGACCAGGAGCTCACCGACAAGGGTGAGCTCCCGCTGACCTTCTTCGAGGCGTTGACCGTCCTCGCCCTGGCGTGCTTCGCCGAGGCTCCGGTCGACGTCGCCGTGATCGAGGTCGGCATGGGCGGCGAGTGGGACTCCACCAACGTCGTGCAGAGCCAGGTGCAGGTGTTCACGCCGATCGCGATCGACCACGCCAAGCAGCTCGGCAGTACCGTCGCCGAGATCGCCCGCACGAAGTCCGGCATCATCAAGCCCTCGTCGTCGATCGTCTCGAGCGCACAGACGCCCGAGGCGCTCGCCGAGCTGCAGCGCGCGGCCGAGCTCACCGAGTCGACCCTCGCGGTCGAGGGGGACGGCTTCCGGCTCGTCGACGTGACGCCGGCCGTCGGCGGCCAGCTCATCACCGTGCAGGGCGTCGCCGGACGTTACGACGACCTGTTCCTGCCGCTCTTCGGCCGGCACCAGGCGCACAACGCCGCCGTCGCGATCGCCGCCGTCGAGGCCTTCCTCGGCCGCGGCTCGCAGGCCCTCGACGAGGACGTCCTGTCCGAGGGACTCGCCGGTGCGACCAGCCCCGGCCGACTCCAGCCGATCGCCACCGGACCAACCGTGGTGGTCGACGCGGCGCACAACCCGCACGGCGCACGCGCGCTCGCCGAGGCGCTCCCCGTGGCGTTCCCGTCCGAGCACGTGGTCGGCGTCGTCGGCATCCTCGGCGACAAGGACGCCCGCGGCTTCGTCCGCGCGCTCAAGGACACCGTCGCGACCTTCGTCGTGACCCAGCCGCCGGGGGAGCGCGCCCTCGACGCGGACGAGTTCGCCCGGGTCGTCGTCGACGAGGTCGGCGAGGACCGGGTCGTCGTCGAGCCGTCGCTCGAGGCCGCCCTCCAGGAAGCCCGTGACCTCGCGGACGACGCCGAGGCGGACGACGCCATGGTGCTCGTCGCGGGCTCGATCGTGATGGTGGGCCGCGTCATGGACCTGGTCCACGCCGAAGGCGGGACGAAGTGA
- a CDS encoding DUF4031 domain-containing protein: MIDPPTWPAHDTLWSHLVSDTSYDELHEFAGRVGIPRRAFDHDHYDVPLSRYEELVAAGATAVTGRELVLRLIGSGLRVAQRDKHTF, encoded by the coding sequence ATGATCGACCCGCCGACGTGGCCCGCACACGACACTCTGTGGTCGCACCTCGTCAGTGACACATCATACGACGAGCTGCACGAGTTCGCTGGACGCGTCGGTATCCCACGCCGTGCGTTCGACCACGACCACTACGACGTTCCGTTGTCGCGCTACGAGGAACTCGTCGCCGCGGGGGCCACGGCGGTCACGGGGCGCGAGCTGGTGCTGCGCCTGATCGGCAGCGGGCTGCGGGTCGCCCAGCGGGACAAGCACACGTTCTGA
- a CDS encoding Rne/Rng family ribonuclease, with product MVEQNNDNTNNEEVAPKRRGRLFGGRRARSAGQEARGDAAQTGPVEQVTGSPADGTTDAGAETLAVTDAAPDAGGAPEAPTVSVAVEATAGGDEPHDVSTLTGDLPVITAGDDTDTETAAAPAATVEADVSSASSPAEPVDEPFVPKATSTLSLIFHAPVLPDLPERAPRHDEDDDDEQGGGRRRSRRRGTSADREGREPREPRDHQEPRRREVEYITEPQKVKGSTRLEAKKQRRRDGRDAGRRRQVVTEDEFLARRESVDRQMIVRSSASKIEIGVLEDGVLAEHYVTKSHNVSLIGNVYLGKVQNVLPSMEAAFVDIGRGRNAVLYAGEVDWNSVDTGNHGRRIEAALKPGDKVLVQVTKDPVGHKGARLTSQVSLPGRYLVYVPNGSMNGISRKLPDTERARLKKILKEVLPEHAGVIVRTAAEGATEEQLTRDVQRLTSQWEAIQKKVANGQAPVMLHSEPDLLVKIVRDVFNEDFTKLIIDGSAARETIDEYLTAVAPDLKDRVEIYDGPDSFEEYRLNEQIEKALDRKVWLPSGGSLVIDRTEAMTVVDVNTGKFVGSGGNLEETVTKNNLEAAEEIVRQLRLRDIGGIIVVDFIDMVLESNRDLVLRRLVECLSRDRTKHQVAEVTSLGLVQMTRKKIGVGLRESLDEVNAKVNDNNADPGPSKSRRKSRGGAGNGGSNGGNGSNGSTGGNGSNGGSGNGSSSNGSSHAHQITDDVKSALSRIAASTIPHEEHDGAATPASASSAVSAGSASSAASAASAASAPEAPAAESGPDTGASQAEHGEQSSGSKRRRRRGGRGAGAPETTVDTASGSSTAPDAPSAPEQGTSAAAAPAAAAPAAAAPVAAAPVVEDVPAKAPTRRRVSSSAPVTPAETSVAILDIPIAATKREPRQVSGDAESLLDSVLQALPEPKQPGQGRSRSRRVSSPSISAPATAEGDDTDDGAVILGN from the coding sequence ATGGTGGAGCAGAACAACGACAACACGAACAACGAAGAAGTCGCACCGAAGCGTCGAGGCCGCCTGTTCGGCGGTCGGCGCGCCCGGTCGGCCGGCCAGGAGGCACGGGGTGACGCCGCGCAGACCGGTCCCGTCGAGCAGGTGACCGGGTCTCCGGCGGACGGCACGACCGACGCCGGCGCGGAGACGCTCGCGGTGACGGACGCAGCGCCGGACGCCGGGGGAGCGCCGGAGGCGCCCACCGTGTCGGTCGCCGTCGAGGCGACCGCCGGCGGCGACGAGCCGCACGACGTGAGCACCCTCACGGGCGACCTGCCGGTCATCACGGCCGGTGATGATACCGACACCGAGACCGCAGCCGCACCGGCCGCGACGGTCGAGGCGGACGTGAGCAGCGCCTCCAGTCCGGCGGAGCCCGTCGACGAGCCGTTCGTCCCCAAGGCGACGAGCACGCTCAGCCTGATCTTCCACGCCCCGGTCCTGCCGGACCTGCCCGAGCGCGCGCCCCGTCACGACGAGGACGACGACGACGAGCAGGGCGGCGGACGCCGTCGGTCGCGTCGCCGCGGCACGAGCGCCGACCGCGAAGGCCGCGAGCCGCGCGAGCCGCGGGACCACCAGGAGCCCCGCCGCCGCGAGGTCGAGTACATCACCGAGCCGCAGAAGGTGAAGGGCTCGACGCGGCTCGAGGCGAAGAAGCAGCGCCGCCGCGACGGGCGCGATGCCGGTCGTCGTCGCCAGGTCGTCACCGAGGACGAGTTCCTCGCCCGCCGCGAGAGCGTCGACCGACAGATGATCGTCCGGTCGAGCGCCTCGAAGATCGAGATCGGCGTGCTCGAGGACGGTGTCCTCGCCGAGCACTACGTGACGAAGTCGCACAACGTGTCGCTCATCGGCAACGTGTACCTCGGCAAGGTGCAGAACGTCCTGCCCTCGATGGAGGCGGCGTTCGTCGACATCGGTCGCGGTCGCAACGCCGTGCTGTACGCGGGCGAGGTCGACTGGAACTCGGTCGACACCGGCAACCACGGGCGTCGGATCGAAGCCGCGCTCAAGCCGGGCGACAAGGTCCTCGTGCAGGTCACGAAGGACCCGGTCGGGCACAAGGGCGCCCGTCTGACGAGCCAAGTCTCGCTGCCGGGCCGCTACCTCGTGTACGTGCCGAACGGCTCGATGAACGGCATCTCGCGCAAGCTGCCGGACACCGAGCGTGCGCGCCTCAAGAAGATCCTCAAGGAGGTCCTCCCGGAGCACGCGGGCGTCATCGTCCGCACCGCGGCCGAGGGCGCGACCGAGGAGCAGCTCACCCGCGACGTGCAGCGGCTCACCAGCCAGTGGGAGGCGATCCAGAAGAAGGTCGCGAACGGCCAGGCACCGGTCATGCTCCACTCGGAGCCGGACCTGCTCGTGAAGATCGTCCGCGACGTCTTCAACGAGGACTTCACCAAGCTCATCATCGACGGCTCCGCGGCGCGCGAGACGATCGACGAGTACCTCACCGCGGTCGCGCCGGACCTCAAGGACCGCGTCGAGATCTACGACGGCCCGGACTCCTTCGAGGAGTACCGCCTCAACGAGCAGATCGAGAAGGCACTCGACCGCAAGGTCTGGCTGCCCTCGGGTGGTTCGCTCGTGATCGACCGCACCGAGGCCATGACGGTCGTCGACGTCAACACGGGGAAGTTCGTCGGGTCCGGCGGCAACCTCGAGGAGACCGTCACGAAGAACAACCTCGAAGCGGCCGAGGAGATCGTCCGCCAGCTCCGCCTGCGGGACATCGGCGGCATCATCGTCGTCGACTTCATCGACATGGTGCTCGAGTCGAACCGCGACCTCGTGCTGCGTCGGCTCGTCGAGTGCCTCAGCCGTGACCGGACGAAGCACCAGGTCGCCGAGGTCACCTCGCTCGGCCTCGTGCAGATGACCCGCAAGAAGATCGGCGTGGGGCTCCGCGAGTCCCTCGACGAGGTCAACGCCAAGGTCAACGACAACAACGCCGACCCGGGGCCGTCGAAGAGCCGTCGCAAGAGCCGCGGTGGGGCCGGCAACGGCGGGTCCAACGGTGGGAACGGTTCGAACGGTTCGACCGGTGGGAACGGGTCGAACGGCGGGTCCGGCAACGGTTCGTCGTCGAACGGCTCGTCGCACGCGCACCAGATCACGGACGACGTGAAGAGCGCGCTGTCCCGGATCGCCGCATCGACCATCCCGCACGAGGAGCACGACGGGGCTGCGACCCCGGCTTCCGCGTCCTCTGCGGTGTCGGCGGGTTCGGCGTCATCGGCGGCATCGGCGGCATCGGCGGCATCGGCTCCGGAGGCACCCGCCGCGGAGTCCGGTCCGGACACCGGCGCGTCGCAGGCCGAGCACGGCGAGCAGTCGTCGGGCTCGAAGCGCCGACGTCGCCGTGGTGGCCGCGGTGCCGGTGCGCCCGAGACGACGGTGGACACCGCGTCCGGCTCGTCCACGGCGCCCGATGCACCGTCCGCGCCCGAGCAGGGCACGTCGGCTGCTGCCGCTCCGGCCGCTGCCGCTCCGGCTGCGGCGGCTCCGGTCGCTGCTGCCCCCGTCGTCGAGGACGTGCCGGCCAAGGCGCCGACCCGCCGTCGGGTGAGCTCGAGCGCCCCGGTGACCCCGGCCGAGACCTCGGTCGCGATCCTCGACATCCCGATCGCCGCCACGAAGCGCGAGCCGCGCCAGGTCAGCGGGGACGCCGAGTCCCTGCTCGACTCCGTGCTGCAGGCGCTCCCGGAGCCCAAGCAGCCGGGGCAGGGCCGTTCGCGGTCCCGTCGCGTCTCGTCCCCGAGCATCAGCGCACCGGCGACGGCCGAGGGTGACGACACCGACGACGGCGCCGTGATCCTGGGGAACTGA
- the rplU gene encoding 50S ribosomal protein L21: MVYAVVRAGGRQEKVEVGTIITIDRAKADDKGNIDLAPVLLVDGDKITSAASELANVTVTAEVLEDLRGPKVVIQKFKNKTGYKKRQGFRAELTRVKITSIA; this comes from the coding sequence GTGGTTTACGCAGTAGTGCGCGCCGGCGGCCGTCAGGAGAAGGTCGAGGTCGGCACGATCATCACGATCGACCGTGCCAAGGCCGACGACAAGGGCAACATCGACCTCGCCCCGGTGCTCCTCGTGGACGGTGACAAGATCACGTCGGCGGCTTCCGAGCTCGCCAACGTGACGGTCACCGCCGAGGTGCTCGAGGACCTCCGCGGTCCGAAGGTCGTCATCCAGAAGTTCAAGAACAAGACCGGGTACAAGAAGCGTCAGGGTTTCCGCGCTGAGCTCACCCGTGTCAAGATCACCTCGATCGCGTAA
- a CDS encoding thioredoxin domain-containing protein, translated as MSENESKKARREAARERARLARAKEQARRRRNKTLGISGIIVGALAVAAIVVVVVANSVQPAGPGPKNMASDGVLLTGSNGQIVPVTTKATPEGGKPTPTKQDDSVANITVYSDYMCPYCNQFETSQMSQIQQWVKDGSATLELHPFNLLDRVSLGSKYSTRSAAAAACVANYDPDAFLAYNTSLYENQPSESTRGLTNDKLASLAKAAGATNENVASCITDQKFAGWVADATNRVLNDPIPNSSLEKVTGTPTVIVNGKQYNGSLTDTDAFAAFVEQNGGKA; from the coding sequence ATGAGCGAGAACGAGAGCAAGAAGGCCCGGCGGGAGGCAGCGCGGGAGCGCGCACGCCTCGCCCGCGCGAAGGAGCAGGCGCGTCGACGCCGCAACAAGACCCTGGGGATCAGCGGCATCATCGTCGGCGCGCTCGCGGTCGCCGCGATCGTCGTCGTGGTGGTCGCGAACTCCGTGCAACCCGCCGGCCCCGGGCCGAAGAACATGGCGAGCGACGGTGTGCTCCTGACGGGCTCGAACGGGCAGATCGTCCCCGTCACCACGAAGGCGACGCCGGAGGGCGGGAAGCCGACCCCGACGAAGCAGGACGACTCGGTCGCGAACATCACCGTGTACTCGGACTACATGTGCCCGTACTGCAACCAGTTCGAGACGAGCCAGATGTCCCAGATCCAGCAGTGGGTGAAGGACGGCTCGGCGACGCTCGAGCTGCACCCGTTCAACCTGCTCGACCGCGTGTCCCTCGGCTCGAAGTACTCGACCCGTTCGGCCGCCGCCGCCGCCTGCGTCGCGAACTACGACCCGGACGCGTTCCTCGCGTACAACACGTCGCTCTACGAGAACCAGCCGTCCGAGAGCACGCGCGGCCTCACGAACGACAAGCTCGCGTCACTGGCGAAGGCCGCCGGGGCGACGAACGAGAACGTGGCGTCCTGCATCACGGACCAGAAGTTCGCCGGGTGGGTTGCCGACGCGACGAACCGGGTGCTCAACGACCCGATCCCGAACTCGTCGCTCGAAAAGGTCACCGGTACCCCCACCGTGATCGTCAACGGCAAGCAGTACAACGGTTCCCTCACCGACACGGACGCCTTCGCCGCGTTCGTGGAGCAGAACGGCGGGAAGGCGTAG
- a CDS encoding vitamin K epoxide reductase family protein produces MSTPAPAVRRPIAMGVFLLITGAVGLYGAFRLVIDEFEKYAHPQAVLSCDVNPFINCSDVMASWQGHLLGFPNPLLGVMGFVAPIAVAVMLLAGFRNGSRWFWIAFNAGVFLAWVFVTWLFTQTVWFIGALCPWCMLVWSMTIPMFWVFTIWNAAQGRFGAGAQRLGRTLLPFCWAFPLANYLFIAVSILIVFPRVLSSF; encoded by the coding sequence GTGAGCACGCCAGCACCTGCCGTCCGCCGTCCGATCGCCATGGGCGTCTTCCTCCTGATCACCGGCGCGGTGGGTCTCTACGGGGCGTTCCGACTGGTCATCGACGAGTTCGAGAAGTACGCGCACCCCCAGGCAGTGTTGTCCTGCGACGTCAACCCGTTCATCAACTGCTCGGACGTGATGGCCAGCTGGCAGGGGCACCTGCTCGGGTTCCCGAACCCGCTGCTCGGCGTCATGGGCTTCGTCGCGCCGATCGCCGTCGCCGTCATGCTCCTCGCCGGGTTCCGGAACGGTTCGCGCTGGTTCTGGATCGCCTTCAACGCGGGCGTGTTCCTGGCGTGGGTCTTCGTCACGTGGCTCTTCACCCAGACCGTCTGGTTCATCGGCGCGCTCTGCCCCTGGTGCATGCTCGTGTGGTCGATGACGATCCCGATGTTCTGGGTGTTCACGATCTGGAACGCCGCGCAGGGACGCTTCGGCGCCGGCGCCCAGCGGCTCGGTCGGACCCTGCTGCCCTTCTGCTGGGCCTTCCCGCTGGCGAACTACCTGTTCATCGCCGTGTCGATCCTCATCGTGTTCCCGCGGGTCCTCTCCTCCTTCTGA